From the genome of Anopheles moucheti chromosome 3, idAnoMoucSN_F20_07, whole genome shotgun sequence, one region includes:
- the LOC128303243 gene encoding protein nessun dorma isoform X1 gives MEVYEFKKTFLTRLLETTNVLNGGGTNIPASAIRAEWTNFVEVAVEPTGWQALWKASRPVCEQLSVKYPLVVLGTVDQVLFDELKAIFIIEAIQDDDVQLPEPQLIVDLDELWPLREQNFAELNVNITAECIDKLRFFYQHLWMPWDNDGEDEHSWIDKHLESRIRFCYDLKNKTMSRQLSSHALALLAEARYIQRKRAFIEQQLNADEEDEDHESSIVQDNRSSELLQLNLRMNTIKNEINILENPVMRSVFEKVRFGSGKVKGETSMSYIVTQAASLDEQLTYLQSAKELMDPKISVKMCDSLQHALDHCSPDCAIYLPPGTRQDITFLEYLNSGGSFRGVSNTAFVDEYDRATKENPTIVSKNDDSVLLTIDGDFTLENIRLDCSNVRTGVVINKGNVTFRNCCFTGDPSSSTKQGIVIFGNCTITFERCVIQEFSTGIYSNHDCTINLLNTTISRCMTGLETLDQCQILFQSASVTHCSQYGVLLEDFNDDAQNNGAGEPTERSRSQVFEDFNTIEREEFTFEGGCEFRDNTKGNFVIRKGFSERFNSSCFVDGDDTEQPDEDGGLEDPICDVTNDRMED, from the exons ATGGAAGTGTACGAGTTCAAGAAAACATTCCTTACGCGTCTGCTCGAAACAACCAATGTGCTTAACGGTGGTGGTACCAACATTCCGGCATCCGCGATCCGGGCGGAGTGGACCAATTTCGTGGAGGTTGCCGTGGAACCGACGGGCTGGCAAGCGCTCTGGAAGGCATCGCGCCCGGTATGCGAACAACTGTCCGTGAAGTATCCGCTCGTTGTGCTCGGCACGGTCGATCAGGTGCTGTTCGACGAGCTGAAAGCAATCTTTATCATCGAAGCGATCCAGGACGATGATGTGCAATTGCCCGAGCCCCAGCTCATCGTCGATCTGGACGAGCTGTGGCCGCTGCGCGAACAAAATTTCGCCGAACTGAACGTCAACATTACGGCCGAGTGTATTGATAAGCTGAGATTTTTCTACCAACATCTCTGGATGCCGTGGGACAACGACGGGGAGGACGAACATAGCTGGATCGATAAGCATCTGGAATCGCGCATTCGGTTTTGCTACGATCTGAAGAATAAGACGATGTCACGTCAGCTTTCATCGCACGCACTGGCCCTGCTCGCCGAAGCTCGGTACATCCAGCGCAAGCGCGCTTTTATAGAGCAGCAGCTGAACGCGGACGAGGAAGACGAAGATCATGAATCGTCCATTGTACAGGATAATCGGTCGAGCGAACTATTGCAGCTTAATTTACGCATGAATACGatcaaaaatgaaatcaaCATCTTGGAGAATCCCGTGATGCGGAGCGTTTTTGAGAAGGTTCGCTTCGGATCAGGGAAGGTGAAGGGTGAAACGTCCATGTCGTACATTGTCACACAAGCTGCATCCTTGGATGAGCAGCTTACCTATCTGCAGAGTGCCAAGGAGCTGATGGACCCTAAGATTTCGGTTAAAATGTGTGACTCTCTGCAGCACGCGCTGGATCATTGCAGTCCCGATTGTGCGATCTATTTACCACCTGGCACCCGGCAGGACATTACGTTTCTCGAATATCTTAACAGTGGTGGATCGTTCCGGGGCGTGAGCAATACGGCGTTCGTGGACGAATACGATCGGGCTACCAAGGAGAATCCTACGATCGTGTCCAAAAACGACGACAGCGTACTGTTGACGATCGATGGTGATTTTACGCTGGAAAACATCCGACTGGATTGTTCGAATGTGCGCACCGGTGTGGTAATCAACAAGGGTAACGTCACCTTCCGGAACTGTTGCTTTACGGGCGATCCGAGTTCGAGCACCAAACAGGGCATCGTGATCTTCGGGAACTGTACCATCACGTTCGAGCGGTGTGTGATACAGGAATTTTCGACCGGCATCTACAGTAATCACGATTGCACGATTAACCTGCTCAACACCACTATAAGCCGCTGTATGACCGGGCTGGAGACGCTTGATCAGTGCCAAATTCTATTCCAATCGGCAAGCGTAACACACTGTTCGCAGTATGGCGTGTTGCTGGAGGATTTCAACGATGATGCTCAAAACAACGGGGCCGGAGAACCGACCGAAAGAAGTCGATCGCAGGTGTTTGAAGATTTCAATACGATCGAGAGGGAGGAGTTCACGTTCGAGGGAGGCTGTGAATTTCGGGATAATACAAAGGGCAATTTTGTCATCCGTAAGGGCTTTAGTGAGCGGTTCAACAGTTCGTGCTTTGTCGATGGAGATGATACCGAGCAGCCGGATGAGGACGGTGGCTTGGAAGATCCGATCTGCGACGTGACTAAT GACAGGATGGAAGATTAA
- the LOC128303243 gene encoding protein nessun dorma isoform X2, which translates to MEVYEFKKTFLTRLLETTNVLNGGGTNIPASAIRAEWTNFVEVAVEPTGWQALWKASRPVCEQLSVKYPLVVLGTVDQVLFDELKAIFIIEAIQDDDVQLPEPQLIVDLDELWPLREQNFAELNVNITAECIDKLRFFYQHLWMPWDNDGEDEHSWIDKHLESRIRFCYDLKNKTMSRQLSSHALALLAEARYIQRKRAFIEQQLNADEEDEDHESSIVQDNRSSELLQLNLRMNTIKNEINILENPVMRSVFEKVRFGSGKVKGETSMSYIVTQAASLDEQLTYLQSAKELMDPKISVKMCDSLQHALDHCSPDCAIYLPPGTRQDITFLEYLNSGGSFRGVSNTAFVDEYDRATKENPTIVSKNDDSVLLTIDGDFTLENIRLDCSNVRTGVVINKGNVTFRNCCFTGDPSSSTKQGIVIFGNCTITFERCVIQEFSTGIYSNHDCTINLLNTTISRCMTGLETLDQCQILFQSASVTHCSQYGVLLEDFNDDAQNNGAGEPTERSRSQVFEDFNTIEREEFTFEGGCEFRDNTKGNFVIRKGFSERFNSSCFVDGDDTEQPDEDGGLEDPICDVTNVSFCANYLEATKLSSTKHNSRSVEISDGSEKDAQSASDTGVSGSMSQSEEESSEYDGVENSTLDVRDVKHSLEDVKKAEVTSENNETRDDHDDQIIEIDDTIIEID; encoded by the coding sequence ATGGAAGTGTACGAGTTCAAGAAAACATTCCTTACGCGTCTGCTCGAAACAACCAATGTGCTTAACGGTGGTGGTACCAACATTCCGGCATCCGCGATCCGGGCGGAGTGGACCAATTTCGTGGAGGTTGCCGTGGAACCGACGGGCTGGCAAGCGCTCTGGAAGGCATCGCGCCCGGTATGCGAACAACTGTCCGTGAAGTATCCGCTCGTTGTGCTCGGCACGGTCGATCAGGTGCTGTTCGACGAGCTGAAAGCAATCTTTATCATCGAAGCGATCCAGGACGATGATGTGCAATTGCCCGAGCCCCAGCTCATCGTCGATCTGGACGAGCTGTGGCCGCTGCGCGAACAAAATTTCGCCGAACTGAACGTCAACATTACGGCCGAGTGTATTGATAAGCTGAGATTTTTCTACCAACATCTCTGGATGCCGTGGGACAACGACGGGGAGGACGAACATAGCTGGATCGATAAGCATCTGGAATCGCGCATTCGGTTTTGCTACGATCTGAAGAATAAGACGATGTCACGTCAGCTTTCATCGCACGCACTGGCCCTGCTCGCCGAAGCTCGGTACATCCAGCGCAAGCGCGCTTTTATAGAGCAGCAGCTGAACGCGGACGAGGAAGACGAAGATCATGAATCGTCCATTGTACAGGATAATCGGTCGAGCGAACTATTGCAGCTTAATTTACGCATGAATACGatcaaaaatgaaatcaaCATCTTGGAGAATCCCGTGATGCGGAGCGTTTTTGAGAAGGTTCGCTTCGGATCAGGGAAGGTGAAGGGTGAAACGTCCATGTCGTACATTGTCACACAAGCTGCATCCTTGGATGAGCAGCTTACCTATCTGCAGAGTGCCAAGGAGCTGATGGACCCTAAGATTTCGGTTAAAATGTGTGACTCTCTGCAGCACGCGCTGGATCATTGCAGTCCCGATTGTGCGATCTATTTACCACCTGGCACCCGGCAGGACATTACGTTTCTCGAATATCTTAACAGTGGTGGATCGTTCCGGGGCGTGAGCAATACGGCGTTCGTGGACGAATACGATCGGGCTACCAAGGAGAATCCTACGATCGTGTCCAAAAACGACGACAGCGTACTGTTGACGATCGATGGTGATTTTACGCTGGAAAACATCCGACTGGATTGTTCGAATGTGCGCACCGGTGTGGTAATCAACAAGGGTAACGTCACCTTCCGGAACTGTTGCTTTACGGGCGATCCGAGTTCGAGCACCAAACAGGGCATCGTGATCTTCGGGAACTGTACCATCACGTTCGAGCGGTGTGTGATACAGGAATTTTCGACCGGCATCTACAGTAATCACGATTGCACGATTAACCTGCTCAACACCACTATAAGCCGCTGTATGACCGGGCTGGAGACGCTTGATCAGTGCCAAATTCTATTCCAATCGGCAAGCGTAACACACTGTTCGCAGTATGGCGTGTTGCTGGAGGATTTCAACGATGATGCTCAAAACAACGGGGCCGGAGAACCGACCGAAAGAAGTCGATCGCAGGTGTTTGAAGATTTCAATACGATCGAGAGGGAGGAGTTCACGTTCGAGGGAGGCTGTGAATTTCGGGATAATACAAAGGGCAATTTTGTCATCCGTAAGGGCTTTAGTGAGCGGTTCAACAGTTCGTGCTTTGTCGATGGAGATGATACCGAGCAGCCGGATGAGGACGGTGGCTTGGAAGATCCGATCTGCGACGTGACTAATGTAAGTTTTTGTGCCAATTATCTTGAAGCAACTAAACTGTCCTCTACCAAGCATAACAGCCGCTCGGTGGAAATTTCGGACGGAAGTGAAAAGGACGCACAGTCCGCCAGTGATACAGGGGTGTCTGGTTCGATGAGTCAGTCAGAGGAAGAATCAAGCGAGTATGATGGTGTAGAGAACAGCACCCTGGATGTTAGAGATGTTAAACATTCATTAGAGGATGTGAAGAAAGCAGAAGTTACGagtgaaaacaatgaaacGAGAGATGATCACGATGATCAGATCATCGAAATTGATGATACGATTATTGAGATCGATTAA
- the LOC128303261 gene encoding transcription initiation factor TFIID subunit 13 codes for MTANPPEEGFDQAEFEDDELGEVQIETSSGRKRLFSKELRCMMYGFGDDQNPYTESVDLLEDLVVEFITEMTHRAMEIGRTGRVQVEDIVFLVRKNSRKYARVKDLLTMNEELKRARKAFDEVKYVGAEAKIK; via the exons ATGACTGCTAATCCACCGGAGGAAGGTTTCGATCAAGCAGAG TTTGAAGATGACGAGCTTGGTGAGGTACAGATCGAAACCTCGTCCGGCCGCAAGCGTCTGTTTAGCAAGGAGCTGCGCTGCATGATGTATGGGTTCGGTGACGATCAGAACCCGTACACCGAAAGTGTCGATCTGCTGGAAGATTTGGTGGTTGAATTTATAACCGAGATGACACACCGAGCGATGGAAATTGGGCGTACGGGTCGTGTGCAGGTGGAGGACATTGTATTTCTGGTGCGCAAGAATTCTCGTAAATATGCTCGCGTGAAGGATCTGCTTACGATGAACGAAGAGCTGAAGCGAGCTCGGAAGGCCTTCGATGAAGTGAAGTACGTTGGTGCGGAAGCAAAAATCAAGTAA